The region TAATGGTCTACAGTTTTCGACTTTGTCTGACAGCAGACCCTGAAAACAAGGTCCCTATGCCGAAGCCGAAGCGTTATGATCCGGCTCGATTTGAAGCGGTTCGTCGTTATATCGCATCCGGAGGACGTAGCTTCGGGATTGATCTGTATCCCCTGCCTGGAAACAAGTTTGACGGCAACAATTCGATTGGTGGGCAATTCTCGCTAGGACTTGTCGGGGCGTGCAATGGTTGGAGTGAGGCGGATCAGGCTGGACGAGACGAGATCTTCGATCAGCACAAACAGTACACGCTGGAGTTCTATCACTTCTTGACAAACGATCCGGCTGTGCCGCAAGAGATACGCGCCAAGTATGCTCGGCTTGGACTTTGCAAAGATGAGTTCGCCGATAACGAACATTGGCCACCGCAGCTCTATGTTCGAGAAGGTCGCCGCATGCAGGGAATGTATGTCGTCAGCCAATCGGACATCTTGGAAGCTCCTGAAAAGGATGACCCGATTGCGGTCTCGTCGTTTCCTATCGACTCACACGATTGTCAGCGAGTCGCCTTTGAGAATGGCACCGTTGCCGATGAGGGAACGATTTTTCCAGTTCGCATGCCTGATCGACGTCACGGCTATGCGTACCACATTCCTTATCGATCTATCGTCCCCCAACCTAATGAATGCGATAACCTGATAGTGCCTGTGGCGATGTCATGTACGCATGTCGGCATCTCTTCGATTCGTGTCGAACCGACATGGATGATCATCGGACAAAGTGCTGGCATTGCTGCCGCTTTGGCTGCGAAACATGACGTTGGAGTTCAGGAATTGCCATATCCTCAATTGCGGGAACGGTTACTTGCTCAAGGGCAGGTTCTCGATCTTCCCGCGCTGGCAGATCTTCCCGCAAAGCCGAAGGCATCGTCGATCGCCTCGAAAAGCCTTCCTGGTATCGTCCTGGATGACTCAGCTGCCAAGCTTGAAGGGGAGTGGGCTCGTTCCTCAAACTTCAAGCCAAGTGTTGATGGTAGCTATCGCCATGACGATGCCAAAGGGGATCGGACTGCGACGGCTCGTTTTGAATTCAAAGTTCCAAAGAGCGGCATGTACGAAGTGAAGATGGCTTATTCGGCCCATCCGACGCGAGCTAAAAACGTTCCGGTCGTTTTTGAAAATGGGGCGAAGGTAACAGCTATCCTTGTCGATCAGACGAAGCCGCTGCCCAATGGTGAGGGGTTCCGCACAATCGGCGAGGTTCAGCTGTCGGCAGAAGATGTCGTTCAGGTCGTTATTCGAAATCAAGATACCGATGGGTTCGTGATTTTAGATGCTCTTCAGCTTCTGCCGGTGAAATAGATGGAAGTGACGCTGCCAGCAGCATCGCTAGCATCCTATTTTACCTGAACCATAAACTTTTCCGATGCGTATCCCAGCTCAGCGTAACTCCTAGGCGATATTCGTCTTGCCAGGAGTGAGGCGTTCCAGTATTTCTCCACATTGCGACCCAAAGCCTTGCGCTTTTAGGGGGCATTGGTAGGCAAGGAAGCCAGCCAGATAAGTTGATAAAGGGATTTACCGCATGCAGTGGATACGCCACGGGCTAACGAGCGTCGTTGTTTTAACCGCGCTAGGATGTCTTGGCTCTGGACTTAACCAGGCCGCAGCACAGGACATCGTGCCACAACTGACCGCGCCATCACCGATTACACCATCGGTTCCGACTCAGCCGTTGATTACGGGGATTCGCCTGCAAGGGAATGCTCAGACGGAAGAAACACGGATTCGATCGATGATTAAATCGCGTGTGGGTCGAGAGTTTGACGCGGAGCAAATTCAGTCAGACGTTCGCCGTTTGGCAGCTTCCGGACTTTTTCGCGACGTCAAAATTCTGACCGATAAGTCTGCCGAAGGCATCTATGTCACGTTCCAGTTCGAGGAACGCCCACGCATTGGCTATATCAAGTTTCTCGGCAACGAATCGGTCCGCGACAAAACGCTTCTGAAAAAGTCGGAGATGCGACTCGAAGGAACGCTGAATAAGTACGTTATCGAAGAAGCCCGCATCAAGCTGGAAGACTATTACCACACTCGTGGACACGGAAAAGCGACGGTTCAGGTAGTTGAAGGCCTAGGCCCCGAAGACAAAGGGGTTGTCTTTATGATCCATGAAGGGCCACTGGCTCGAATCGGTAGTACTGCATTCGTGGGCAATTCGATCGCTTCCGACAGTCGATTGAAAACGCAAGTCAAAAGCAAGCCAGGCTGGTTCTATGTTCTTAAGGGCCAACTCGATAAATCGCAGCTGGAACAAGACGTCGACAGCCTGACCGCTTATTATCGAAGCCTTGGTTTCTTCAAAGCACAGATCAATCGCATCGTCGAGTACAGCGACAGTGGATTGTGGGCTTATGTCACTTTTGTGATTGACGAAGGGCCTCGCTATGAAGTTCGCAACATCTCGTTTGTGGGGCATACTCGCTTCGAGACCGAACAGCTGACTAGCCAAGTCAAAATGGAACGAGGCGAGTACTTCGATCAGAAGAAGATGAATGCGGATATCCGCGCGATTTCTGACTTGTACGGCTCGCAAGGATATATCCACGCAGACGTTCAAGCCGAGCCTCGCTTCCTGGAAACACCAGGGACGCTTGACTTGGTGTATGACATTCGCGAAGGAGATCAGTACCGCGTTGGAAATATCAACATCGAAATCAGCGGTGACTTCCCGCACACGAAGCACGCGGTGATTCTTAACCGCATGTCGCTTCAGCCAGGCGATATCATCGACATCACAAAGATCCGTGACGACGAACGCCGTATCAAAGCCTCGCAGCTTTTTGTCAACGAGCCGCACCGTGGCGTAACCCCTTCGATTACCGTGGCTCCTCCCGAGCTTAGCGAAGTCGAGACGCAAGTTGCTCAGCAGCGCGGTGGTGGAACGTATCGCGGTCAAAGTCCCAATACAAACTACGCGAATCAAGTCCATTCACAGAATGGGTATCCTGTGCAGCAAAGTAACTATCAACAAGCTCCATCGCACACGTCGCCGCCACAGCAAGCGGTGCCACAGATGAGCCGTTATTCGCAGCCTGTATATCGTGAAGCCGCAGTGCCGACGCACCCGCAGCACTATCCAAACTCCGTTTATTCATCATCCGTGCCGAACAACTAAGAAGCCTGGTTCAGCTCGATTTCCCCCCCGAGCGCCAACGCTGAATGAGGACCCCTAGGTGGACAGAAGCGGAAAACTGCTGAAGATAACCATCGCTCTGAGTTTCATGGCTTGCACTACCGCAGCATGGAATTCGGTTTCGGCTCAGAACTGGGTCGACAACCGTGGGCAACAGGCCGCACCGAACTGGAACGTTCAGGGGCGAGACAGCCAAGGTTATCCTGGAAGCGCACAGAACTGGGATTCGTACGATCGCGCGGCCTATGAAGCGTCGCCTGGCAATCCGAATCAGTACCGAAACGGAATGCCTGCCTCAGGATCACCCATTGGCACCTACGAACCGTACCAACAGCAACAAGCGGTTCAGCCGGTTCAGTACCAGCAGGGATATCCTTCACCGTCCAATCCCGAAACGGGAATGTACAACACCGATCCTTCAGGCTACCCGTACGGAGCTCCTCCCGTACCAGCCCCTGTGACTGGACCTCCCGGAACGTACGGCTATCCTCAGAACAATGGTCGACCGCTAGGTGGTGCTCGTATTTATGATCCGCCGTTAGGACCAGATGCGATCATCTCTCCAAACCCTTATTACGACCCAGGCCGAACTGCTGACCTGACTATTCGTGCGGAAGAAGCTCAGACGGGGCGATTCCAATTCGGTGTCGGTATCAACTCCGACGCCGGTGTGACCGGTTCGATCGTTATCGACGAACGTAACTTCGACTGGAAACGTTACCCGACCAGCGTCGACGACGTTTGGAACGGCCGAGCATGGCGTGGAGCAGGGCAGGGTTTCCGTATCGAAGCAATGCCGGGTAGCCAAGTGCAGCGTTACATGGTCAGCTTCAGCGAGCCCTATCTGTTCAATACACGTGTCAGTTTGAACTTGAGTGGTTACTTCTTCAATCGAATCTATCGCGACTGGGACGAACAGCGTGTCGGTGGACGTGTTGGCTTGGGCTATCGCTTGACGCCTGACCTTTCCACATCGGTCAGCCTTCGAATGGAAGATGTCGAGATCAGTGATCCTCGCGTGCCTGGCGTGCCGGAACTTGACGCCGTGCTGGGACACCAAGACTTGTACACCGGTAGCTGGAGCATTTCGCACGATACACGCGACTTGGCATTCGCTCCGACCGAAGGTCACCTATTTGAGATCAACTTGGAACAAGCTTTCGGCGAGTACAACTATTCGCGAGCCGAAGTTGACTTCCGTCAGTACTTCCTGCTAGGCGAGCGTCCGGATGGTTCAGGCCGTCACACGTTGGGCTTCTCGACACGCGCAGGCTTCTCAGGTTCCGATACGCCAATCTTTGAGAACTTCTACGCTGGTGGTTTCTCGACGCTGCGTGGTTTCGACTTCCGTCGTGTTGGTCCGAAGTCGGGCGACGTGTTCATTGGTGGTCCGTTTCGTCTGTTAGGCTCCGTGGAATACACGTTCCCGATCACTGCCGACGACATGGTCAAGGGTGTGCTCTTCACCGACGTTGGTGCAGTCGAAGAGTCGACGAAGATTGTGTGGGATGATTTCGACGTCGCACCTGGTTTCGGTTTGCGAATCTCGGTGCCTGCGTTGGGACAAGCTCCGATTGCATTGGACTTTGCCTTCCCAATCAACCACGCCGACACCGACCAGACTCAGGTATTCAGCTTCTTCGTCGGTGCTGCTCGTTAAACAATGTTCCGGCGGCATCCACCGGTTGCAATGTCGTCAAGAACCAGGACTCAGCAAAATCGGCTTAACTCTCATAATCCGCAATGTCGATAGTCTCTCGGGGCGAGGTAGATTGGATAGAGGGCTTCTTTTCAGCTAGGAGCAACTCGGTCCCCTGGAGAAAAGAATGCAGCGAAGAGAGTTTCTGAAGCACCTGAGTGTCCCGATCTATTTTGGGCCTGTTGCTTGTGCTTTGAGTGGTTGCGGTACGCTATTACATACCGACCGCGTCCATCGTCCACATTCCCATCAAATCGACTGGAAAGTCGCTGCCCTGAACGGTTTGGGAATGTTGTTTTTCTTTGTCCCCGGCGTCGTGGCGTTTGCGGTCGACTTCTATACGGGGGCGATCTATTTGCCGTACGACGAGTGCTATCTGCCTCCGACTCAGAGCGAACCAGTGCCAAGTGCCCCGGCGGTTCCTGTGGAGAGCGTTCCATCGCCGCCAGCTATGGGGCCCTCGCTAACTCCTGCCGGACCAATGCACCAGACCTCGCACGCTTCACCCGGATTGCCAGGCCTGCGACAAGTTCACGTGCCGCGCGAAAGACTTAACGCGCAAACGCTGGAACAAGTGGTCTCAGCCCAAGTGGGGCAGCAAGTATCGTTTGAGCAGCAACCAGTCCGAATTAGTGAGCTTGCTCAGATCGACTCTTTCGACATGCAAAGAGAACGGCACGAGTCTGATCATCAGTTTGGTTTCAGTATTGGAAACCTGCTGGATCGACTACGAAATGCTTAGTGGTGGGATTGCTCACACTTAGTTGTTTGATGGCGAACCATCCACTCGGCGATGCCTACCGGAACGTCCAGTCGACGTAGGTGTTTTGATAGCCGTGATGATACCCGGCGGTTCGATACGGTTGGCTGACTCCAAACCAACCGTAGGAGTACCGCGTTTTAGGACGCGGCGTGAGAATCGGCGACGCGGTCGATTCGGGGGCGATGATCCAATATTGGGCGGGACCGGCAGCCTCAGCCATCGACGTGACAGATAGACCTGCGAATAGCGTCAGTGCCAGCATCCAATTTCGCATTCGTTTCTCCCCCGAGCGTGAATCTAATGAATCGACTCTGTTTATGTCGACCGTTCTGGGGTGATAGCACGCAGGGAAAATCAGCCTTCCAGTTCCATTCCCAACGCGAAAATTTCTTCAGCGTTCAAAACCAGGTCGTTTCGACTAAACAAGCGTTCGATCGCGGCCTGATGGATTTTCATCTTTGTGCCACCGACTCCAATAGCCCCATAGCAGATTTGTTCTCCCTGCTCTTCCGCTTTGTCTTGCGAACCGATTCCTTCGATGCCGACGGGAGGAACGGCATTCAAGTCAATTGCGACTTGAAGGTCCTTAGCTTGATCTCGTGTCGCCTGGGATAAAAGTGTGACGCCAGCGGCCCCGGCAGCGATGACTAATTGAACCCCGTTCAGAGCGGCAGATGTCGAAGCATCGTCACTGGTGGCAATCGGTTCTGGTGTCCCGATCTCGACATCGTCGGCAATTTGTTGGCAAACGGCTTGTGCTTTTTCGAGCGAGCGAGAAGCCAATCGGACATTGGCACCGGCTCGAATTAACAGTCGTGCAGCACGTTGTCCGACTGGACCAGTCCCGCCAAGAACGAGAGCCTGGGTGTTTTCAAGGTCCAAGTGACGAGCCCCGCAGATCACAGCTGCGGCGGCTGTCGTGTTGGCACCGTTGGCGTCCATCATCACCGAGACACGCATCGGACCGAAGAAGCTTTTGGTGACCGCTTTGAGAAGTTCTTCCGCTTTATCGACATTGGACCCACCAACATAAATGGCGGAATGGTTTAGTTTGTGCGATGCGCGAGTGAAAATTAAGCCATGTACCAGACCTGCGACTTGCTCAGGCAATACCTCTCCATGTCGAAACATCACATCGGCTCCAGAATCGACGGCGACGACAGAATCAAACGTACTCGGCTGCGTATCGGTATCGAGTTGAAGCAGGATGTTCTTCATGGGGAGGTTCTTTCTTATGAACGAGAAGAGTCTACGCGTGAACGGTCTGCGTATCATGCACGACCGTCTCTTGTCGTGATAGTCGCGCGAGGCGTCGTGCCACGTGAACGATAATAGCAATGTGAACGCCCACAGCAACAAGCAATCCCGCCGCGTGCGCTTGCCAACCAGCATTGGCCCCTGCAATGGCGATGCACCACGTTCCCATGGGAAGGAAAAGGATTGCCGCGGTGATGACACCTGGGTTGTATTCTCGACGACGAATCGTGGTGGCCAAGTGAGGAATTGCGTTAACGACCGCCAGATAGCCAGCCATTAATCCTGCCCAGGGAGCAATCGCCATTGCCAAGTAGATCGCGAGCAAGTCGACGCCCCAAACGCCAAGTGAGTTGATCCAAAAAGTTGCCGAAGGTGTCAACGCTTCTCGGCCGCCACCAATGGTGCGATTGATGTAGAGCCGAAACCGATCGCCGGAATGCTCTTCCCATTGGTGAATCATGTAAATCGGAAGTTGGACGAATACGAGTGCCAACGCGAGACCTACTGACCAGTAGACCAGCGGAAGGATGGCCATAAGGAACAGTGCGGTAAACAAAGCCGCCGCTGGCCAGTGCCATTGACGAACAAGCCAATTCCACATTGTATGAACTCTTTCGGAGAAACGCGATCTCGTTTGAGACTGTCGCAGGTGGTGAATGCAGGCCGAAATAACCTCGGCTGCAATGCGCCAGGAAATCCGGAGTTGATACGCCACCATACCTCACCTAAAAGAGCGGGGCTGAAAAAATCGGTACGAGTCGATTCAACCGTTACAACTGGTACGCGTTACAAGTCAAACGACTATCGCCTCATCCTTTCGGCAGTTCATAAAAAATCCCGCGAGGCCACACGACCACGCGGGATTTGATTTAGCTAAGACGGAAGCGAAACCGCTCTTAGAACCCGCGGAACGGGTGAGCCGCTTGTTCTTTGCCAGCGACCACTTCGTCGGCGGTTGGCTTGCCAGCCATGGCATTCTTGATCGACTGCAGAGTCGCTTCGTAGTTGTAGTCGTAAATCTTCTTGTCGTCTTGGGCTTCCCAGTGGATGAAGACACCACAGACGATGACCAGATCTTCGCACTGATCCTTAGGAATCACGCCTTGTTCCACGGCATCGGCAACCGCTTTGGCAACTGCTGCTTGTGCTGGACCGAACATCTGAACGGCCTGCTTCGAGTTCTTGATGGTGACTTTGGTGATAGTCACTGTGGCAGGCTTAACGGCCAGGTTCGGGGTCAGAACGGCCAGCAGATTGGAGTGACCGGCAGTTTGGTTAACCAACGCCGAAGCAAACGCGTGGCCGACAGGGCCATCCTTCGAACCGATCATCAAATCGATATGCGCGACTTCGTTGCCATCCCCAGCGAGGGCTTCTCCGATATACATCGACATCCGGGATTCTCCGTACGTGAACTAAGAAGATTCGGGGTGATGCCCACGACGACTTTGAAAAGCAAACGTCGGTCCGCAGGCCTTTTCGGTTCGTTCAATGTAACGGCGCAAATGTCGGGTAGAAAGCCCCCGAAAGCTGAAGCTTTCAAACACTTTGAGCCAATTACCAGCCAAGACGATAGCAGACTTTGCCCGAATTGCAAGTAGTCGGAGTGGCCTAGGTTTAGGCTACGACAGTCATAGAGATTGCCATGTCGGCAATGGCTCGAGCAATTCAAGCCAGGA is a window of Bremerella sp. TYQ1 DNA encoding:
- a CDS encoding outer membrane protein assembly factor, with the protein product MDRSGKLLKITIALSFMACTTAAWNSVSAQNWVDNRGQQAAPNWNVQGRDSQGYPGSAQNWDSYDRAAYEASPGNPNQYRNGMPASGSPIGTYEPYQQQQAVQPVQYQQGYPSPSNPETGMYNTDPSGYPYGAPPVPAPVTGPPGTYGYPQNNGRPLGGARIYDPPLGPDAIISPNPYYDPGRTADLTIRAEEAQTGRFQFGVGINSDAGVTGSIVIDERNFDWKRYPTSVDDVWNGRAWRGAGQGFRIEAMPGSQVQRYMVSFSEPYLFNTRVSLNLSGYFFNRIYRDWDEQRVGGRVGLGYRLTPDLSTSVSLRMEDVEISDPRVPGVPELDAVLGHQDLYTGSWSISHDTRDLAFAPTEGHLFEINLEQAFGEYNYSRAEVDFRQYFLLGERPDGSGRHTLGFSTRAGFSGSDTPIFENFYAGGFSTLRGFDFRRVGPKSGDVFIGGPFRLLGSVEYTFPITADDMVKGVLFTDVGAVEESTKIVWDDFDVAPGFGLRISVPALGQAPIALDFAFPINHADTDQTQVFSFFVGAAR
- a CDS encoding HXXEE domain-containing protein, with protein sequence MWNWLVRQWHWPAAALFTALFLMAILPLVYWSVGLALALVFVQLPIYMIHQWEEHSGDRFRLYINRTIGGGREALTPSATFWINSLGVWGVDLLAIYLAMAIAPWAGLMAGYLAVVNAIPHLATTIRRREYNPGVITAAILFLPMGTWCIAIAGANAGWQAHAAGLLVAVGVHIAIIVHVARRLARLSRQETVVHDTQTVHA
- a CDS encoding methylene-tetrahydromethanopterin dehydrogenase N-terminal domain-containing protein, which gives rise to MKNILLQLDTDTQPSTFDSVVAVDSGADVMFRHGEVLPEQVAGLVHGLIFTRASHKLNHSAIYVGGSNVDKAEELLKAVTKSFFGPMRVSVMMDANGANTTAAAAVICGARHLDLENTQALVLGGTGPVGQRAARLLIRAGANVRLASRSLEKAQAVCQQIADDVEIGTPEPIATSDDASTSAALNGVQLVIAAGAAGVTLLSQATRDQAKDLQVAIDLNAVPPVGIEGIGSQDKAEEQGEQICYGAIGVGGTKMKIHQAAIERLFSRNDLVLNAEEIFALGMELEG
- a CDS encoding FAD-dependent oxidoreductase — translated: MFTTAWLNASVLHAEDQQVDVIVYGATPGGVCAAIAAAREGASVILIEPTSHVGGVNTGGLSFSDSNQTVRSTVMGLFDEWHRRVEEDYKSRGVKLPYDVSVKDNAKWTYEPHVAMRVTMDMLKEAKVEVLPEHVLQLVKKDGATITELVTDQGNFQAKTFIDATYEGDLLAAANVSWTIGREGKAEFGESLAGKRYPKGRMKIDGFDKDGKLLPLLTTNSPGNEADGDDLVMVYSFRLCLTADPENKVPMPKPKRYDPARFEAVRRYIASGGRSFGIDLYPLPGNKFDGNNSIGGQFSLGLVGACNGWSEADQAGRDEIFDQHKQYTLEFYHFLTNDPAVPQEIRAKYARLGLCKDEFADNEHWPPQLYVREGRRMQGMYVVSQSDILEAPEKDDPIAVSSFPIDSHDCQRVAFENGTVADEGTIFPVRMPDRRHGYAYHIPYRSIVPQPNECDNLIVPVAMSCTHVGISSIRVEPTWMIIGQSAGIAAALAAKHDVGVQELPYPQLRERLLAQGQVLDLPALADLPAKPKASSIASKSLPGIVLDDSAAKLEGEWARSSNFKPSVDGSYRHDDAKGDRTATARFEFKVPKSGMYEVKMAYSAHPTRAKNVPVVFENGAKVTAILVDQTKPLPNGEGFRTIGEVQLSAEDVVQVVIRNQDTDGFVILDALQLLPVK
- the fae gene encoding formaldehyde-activating enzyme, translating into MSMYIGEALAGDGNEVAHIDLMIGSKDGPVGHAFASALVNQTAGHSNLLAVLTPNLAVKPATVTITKVTIKNSKQAVQMFGPAQAAVAKAVADAVEQGVIPKDQCEDLVIVCGVFIHWEAQDDKKIYDYNYEATLQSIKNAMAGKPTADEVVAGKEQAAHPFRGF
- a CDS encoding POTRA domain-containing protein produces the protein MQWIRHGLTSVVVLTALGCLGSGLNQAAAQDIVPQLTAPSPITPSVPTQPLITGIRLQGNAQTEETRIRSMIKSRVGREFDAEQIQSDVRRLAASGLFRDVKILTDKSAEGIYVTFQFEERPRIGYIKFLGNESVRDKTLLKKSEMRLEGTLNKYVIEEARIKLEDYYHTRGHGKATVQVVEGLGPEDKGVVFMIHEGPLARIGSTAFVGNSIASDSRLKTQVKSKPGWFYVLKGQLDKSQLEQDVDSLTAYYRSLGFFKAQINRIVEYSDSGLWAYVTFVIDEGPRYEVRNISFVGHTRFETEQLTSQVKMERGEYFDQKKMNADIRAISDLYGSQGYIHADVQAEPRFLETPGTLDLVYDIREGDQYRVGNINIEISGDFPHTKHAVILNRMSLQPGDIIDITKIRDDERRIKASQLFVNEPHRGVTPSITVAPPELSEVETQVAQQRGGGTYRGQSPNTNYANQVHSQNGYPVQQSNYQQAPSHTSPPQQAVPQMSRYSQPVYREAAVPTHPQHYPNSVYSSSVPNN